Below is a genomic region from Vitis riparia cultivar Riparia Gloire de Montpellier isolate 1030 chromosome 5, EGFV_Vit.rip_1.0, whole genome shotgun sequence.
TCAACTTTCCCTACCATCCAAGATTTTTCAGCCCCAAAATGTTACGATTTTGCACCAATATTCTATTGTTTCAAATGCTCTTGGAACGCTCTAATGAATCAACCAGTGAACATGAGAAATTCCAACAAATTTCCAATGAAGCAACACCAAACTTAAGaggaaattttaaaagattctCCCATTGAAATTCCAACCAACAAGCCTAAGGATCAGCTCAAGGAAAGGGAAAATGTGCTTCCAAGAAACACCTCTAAACTAAAAGTGGATTCAATGAAGGGAAAATCCAGAGCATCCTCTCATATCCCATCATCCAACCTTGAATCAAGTAATGAAAATACTCATTCTAGTGTCAATTGTGATTTGTGTTGGACTCTTGCAGCATTAAGGAAAGGCACTAGAAAATGCACTCAACatcctatttcaaattttaccTTATAACATCGTTTATCTTCTACATACCAAGCCTTTACTGCCCAAATTCTTCTATTGAAATCCCAAACACAATCCAAGAGGCACTTAAGAGATAAGAATTAGACGAAAGCAATTAATGAGGAGATGCAAGCCCAAGGAATTTACTCAAGCTTcccaaagggaagaaaaatgagaggttataagtggattttcaccCAAATTCAATAGAAGAATTTGGGTAATAAAGGCTTGGTATGCAGAAGATAAACGATAGGCTATAAGTTAGGTTGGGATTCACCCAAATTTATGGCAGTGACTACGAAGAGACCTTTGCACCTGAGGCAAAAAATAAACACTATTCGTATATTATTGACTTTAGCTGCTATAATATTGATCGACCCTTGCagcaatttgatgtgaaaaatgatttcttacATGGAAACTTAGAAGAAGAGGAATACATGGATACCCACCTGGGTTTGGTGACAAGGTTATGAAGAACAAAGTTTGCAAACTTAAGATATCTCTTTATAGAGTTAAACAGAGGTAATTGTGTACTTTGAGTTAGATTCCAATTATAAATTCCAAAATCTGAATTAATACAATACTTGGTAATCTATGTTAAAATTACCAAGCTATTTTCTCACACATGCACACGAACACACACAGATACAAACACAAATAGAAACCTATTCTATATAATAACAGTTCACCCATCTTTTCCAGGTTTCTAAGCTGACTGGCTGGAAGTACGTCCCAAAGGTGTCGTTCAACATGGCTGGGTCAGCTAGATCCCACCCATCCTACACAATCAATTAAAGGCATTGAGCCTTCCTCTATATGCATGCCAACCCATAAGACTAGATTCGTAAGGAAGGAATACTTTAGCCCTTGAATCTTATCAAATCAATTCATAGAAGAAGGAATTGAGCCTTCTTCTATGTACATACTTATGTCTTATCTACAATTAATCTTATTGATAAGTTTCAAACTAGAACAatcataaatacataaataGACATACCATATAGTCACACAAGATGTATGATACTCACCAATTGGGCTTTGATCTCCTCTTGTAATTTCTCCATGTCAGATTTTAGTTGATTGACAACACTTCCCTAGGGAGAGAACAAGAAGTATTagaactaaaaaattaaaaataggtaCACCAACAAGATAACCAAAGGACATAAAAAATTGCTATCAGTCTTATGTGAATTAATGAAGGAAAATCGTTTTTCTGCCTCTatggagaagaaaggaaagcaCAATTTCTCCCACCAAAACAAATTAACCTAAGCTCAATCCTTTAAGTAAGGATCAATTCAGGTTGACTAACTTTGTGATTGGATTGGATCAAGCCTGGGGCAACATGCCTTGTTCCTTAGGTTACGCTTGGGTAATTGCTTACTTGACCCAACTCATGTGGGATGAGGGGATGAAGTCCTAGCTATGAATAGGACAACAATAATCAAGTTCTTGTAAAATTTAGTTTGTAAAACAATTTAGTCAATTTAGGTTTTAAGTTCCTAGGGCCTCAAACAGAGGGGTTGAAGACCTAAGGTGCATGAGGCCCCTTGCCAAATTACTGGGCTCTGCATACTagcttaatttaaaaataaataaataaataataaaaagctaAACATTCGTTGATATCAATTTTAGATATAAGAGAGATAAATAAAATCCTTCCAAAATACAAATGATGATCAAAAGAAAGCCTAAGAAGAGCACCAAAAGAACTACACCGAACAGTATGATACAAGAACATACCCAAAATATGCAACAATGTATAACTCAAAGGGGTAAAAAATCCCCTACAAGAGAAACCACCTGCTTGGCTCCATGTTTAGCTAAACGATTAGCAATCTTGTTAGCTGAACAAGGGAACCAAAAGAAGGAGCAGCCCAAGCTGCTAGTCAAATCTAGGGTTTGACTAAGCCATATGTTGTATTTCTAAGGCCCTTTTGTGCACTAACTTTTTTAAGCTGCCAACTTTCCTACAAGCTTAAGTTGTTAGGATAtgagcttatatatatatatatatatatcagaagGATGGttcaatgaatcaaaatatggTCATACAAAAGCAGCCAATCACATGCCACTCTTTTAAAGTTCTCAGGACTAGAGAATTAACTGCACggaagaaaatattattaaaaaaaaaaaaaaaaggctacaaGAAGTCCTTTGCCCAACAAGAgtcaagaagaaaaggaaagccAAGAGAACTACCAACAACAGTACAGAAGAAAAGGAAGtaagaagaaattgaaaagcTAGTACAATTTTGCAAGGATGTACTGAAGATCCTTTGAAGGGGTGTAATGCCTAAATCAATCTCTTAAGGATTCCCTTATTTATAATCTATACCAATAGTCTCAATGGTTGCTTCAAGATGGTTTTTAAAGCTGGTTTTATATCCccttgtcgtttcctatcaaaaaaaaaaagtgtttgtgTTCTAAGTAGTTAGAATGTGGTTGTAGGTATTGGTTGTATCACTTTTTGCTTTTCAGGTCCCTTTGTTTACTTCTAATGCATCAGGTGTACACCCCTTTTTCTTAATTGGCGCTTTTAGGTACAGGCACTTTTGTTTTCATTGATAGCATGAGCAATCAATGATCCaaaagattaattttattactctgtttttcttttctctcttttgggTATAACTTGTATGCTTCCCAGGAACGGGGATCACCCCCTTTTTGGCTCCTTTAATTCTATCTTGTATCTATtcccatcaaaaaaaaaattatgcaactATTGTTTGGccatcaaaatatatatatataatcaactaACCTGTTGGTTGTAACTATCTGTAAGAGAAGAATTTTCAGCAGCTAATGACTCTGCTAAAGCTCGTGAAGCCTCAAGGGCTCGTTGCAAAGAGAACTTCTCTTGAGTCAAATCTTCAATATGCTGCATGAGAAGAAAAACAgtataaagtaaaagaaaaaccTCCAAGGTATCAACATCagaaaccaaagaaaacaaaaaataaaaaaataaaacaaaaacaaaaacaaaaccagaactaaaaaaaggaaaaaaaaacataatatgcctataaaattttcaattttcaaattgcCATATAAATTTAGCAATATAACCAAGACCCTATTTAATTGTTTCTTGTACATTCAGTAGAGCATCTAGTTCAAAATAGCCAAACTAAATTAGCTATGAATATTCATGACAATACtaaaaaacttatcaaataaaataatcaaaatcaaatttaattaccTTCAACTCCGTCCCTCCCCCCTCCTCTAAAAAGACCCAAGGGTTTGgagttttatttcttgaatGGAGGTCCTCTATTAGATACATGTGTCCAATGGCATAGAAAGGTCCAACAAACACTTCAATACTTTAAAATGATTGActccaaattttgaaaatagctttcatttttcaaagctatttttttttttttttttttttttttgataagactTGTTTTTCAAGCTAAATCAAATGGCATACAAATTACCATGCACCTTGTAGCACAATGGCCTTTGATAACATTTCCAATGATCCAATATGAGGTCAGAAGTTCAAGTCACATACGCATGTGCACAGCAatacaaatgaaacaaaatatgagaCGAATGGAAAAAGAGACAAACAGAAGCAAGGTGTAACTGAAATGAAATAGCAGAAAATATAAGAACCTGTTCCAAAGCAGCAAAATCTTCATTCTGTTTTTGGGAATGAAATTCGAATTTCCTCTCCAGGCTGTTTTGATCAAGGCCATGCCTCAACATCTCAACCCTATTACCGACAGAAACTGAAGAGTTTATGGAATGGTCAAATGGACTAGGACCATTAGAATTTCCGGCTTTTGAGAAAGGTTCAAAATTTTCAGACTCAGCAAGCGACTTTGTAGATGCAGATGATCCCAGAACATCCATGCTGTTAACTTTTGAACTACTAGAAAAAAAAGGCTCAGCCTTTCCTGGTTCAGTAAGTGGAAGATGCGATGCAGAAGGAACTCTAGGCATGTTAATAGAATCAAGAAAAGATGGGCGGGACCTCCTAGCGTTTGTTTCAGGTGTCACTGAATATAGAGGTAAATGATTGGAGGAACCTCGAACATCAAAAGCAAAACTCGTAGAGGAAGATTCAGATGCCAGTGGAGATGCCCCATGTGTACTAGGTAAATAACCAAAAGAGCTACTATGCTTTTTATCCTCCTTATTAGAAAGCATATGAACATTAAAATCAACACTGCCGGGCACATCTTGCCCAACTCCAAAAGCAGACTGTTTTGCAGTTGTGATAGGGTGAACAGAATCTACCATAAAAGcacaaaagagaaaatagtgATCAGTTTTTGCAAAAAAGGAAATACGAAGACCAAAAACAGAacactaaaaacaaaaacttttggttatataaatGAAAACATTAAAGTAATCTAAATTCAAAAATGAGTAGTAATTTCATATAACGAGGATGTACCTGCACTAGACTTCATGTTAGCGTAGCCATAGTTATTCGGTAGTATGGCATTCCCAGAATTCTCAGATGAGGCATTTGCAAGTGGAACCTGAGAAATGCCAGGATCTATGACtgtaaaactttttaaataacttttgtGGTCTTTTTGTTGGGTTTCCTCCATCCTATGAAAATTAGATTGACTAGAACTGCTATCAGTGTCCCGAATTGCTTGTGGAAAAGCAATAGACTGGTCAGATACAATCTCATATGCGCTTCCTTCAGCTCCAGCATGAATACCACCatcatcatttttctcttttgccaGTTGGCCTACTAATCCAAGAAACCCAGAAGCATCATACCTATTAAATCCTTGGTCATTGACTTGTGTCTGCACTGAATCTGCAGAAAATGCTTTGTAATCTTTTGTAGAAAAAGGAGGTTTAGCATAAATGTCTGATGAACATGGCTCACTGTTCTGgaaaatctcaattttcttgTTATCATTGTTAATAACTTTGGTGACAGCTTCACCAACTCCATCAGAAATCCCTGCTCCATCTGAATCCATAACTCGTACTTGTTCATTTTCTAAAGGTTGTACATATAGGCTAACATCAGCACTCTGAAGTTGGCTAATGGATGCAACCTTTTTGGCTCGGTCTGCTGCTTTTTTCTTACGGAACTCCTCAAGCTGCaagagaaatgaaaaagcacctcAAATGAAGCTTGACAATCACACAAAttggaaaataaaggaaaagaaaagccACATATAAGTGATATTTTCAGATATTTGGCTGAgagaaaaacaattgaaaaatgaaaaaaaaaaaattgaaaataaaagtttaaaaagacaaaaacacTGAACTGCAAAAAAGATCGATTCATCTATTGTAAGTATCTTGAgtaaatgcaaaaaaaatataCCCATAATGTAAAGCAACTACAGCTTCTATTTGAGAAGGAAAACTAAAATCACTTGGAGCGCACATGAGAGAAATACCATGCAATACACAGCATGAACCTCATTGATTTGGGAAGTTACTAACTTACAATGTAATAATTAACAAGATTTATCATAATGTCACTTAAGTTATGAGGCATTTAAATGGTATTACATTTTAGTCATTTAAGTCCTCAGCCATatgtattcatatttttttttcctaggaAAGGCACCTTAATGCAATCATCTTGTTCTGAGCAGATCATTTCCAGAAAAGGTTAGAAGGATACATTAGGTTAGATAAATAAATCCAGTTACTCATCTTTATCAATCATTGGCCAATACAACCTTTCTTACATTGTTGCAattcttattattgttttgaCAACCTAAATGCTATTATGCTACTACATCTCATGCTTCTTATCAGAATCACAAGGATGATTCCTGGTCTTGTTTGAGTGGGTCTGACCATGTGTATGAGCAGTTACAACCAGGTCTAAGATGGCAGTTGAACAATTTGGGTTGGGTCATAGTCCTCTACTTAAATAGTTGATGGACCCTCATGAACTAGATGTATGTTATCCAGATTAGGAGAATATCCATTTCTTACAGTACTTAGGCGATAAGAGAGGTCTGTTTTTAAGGAAATTCAGCTAAAATTTCATGAGTTGGTAATTCATAGTTCAAAAGGTACTTTGGATACTAAAAGTAGTCTTTTATGTTCAGAAACATGCATACTAACCGAGCCATGGAATgcttagaattttatattaaggaaaaaagaaaaaaaaaaaaaaaaccctatgatcatgtttggttggttggATATAGCATGGAATAGGATAAGAGAGAGGTTAACATATTATGTTCGGTTGATAATGTGATAGGATAAGTTATCCTACCACTTATCTAATCCTATGTTCAACCAAATATGGGATAAAATATATAGTGAAATATATTATTCACTCTTTGGAATATGTCCATGGatcaaaaacctatatttttaatctattattttattttttatatttacttgttttgaaaaataaaataaaaaattattaaaaaattaaatttttattaaaaataagaactaaaaaaatatttataaaatatattggaaGATAATACTAACATATGTATTATTTGatatgtatataaattattttatatatttaataacataatataaattttttatttataaattttaaatgttttaatcatgaatattgttaataaataaataaaaaaacctatttactaaattttaaattattgaacaatttctaacaccaaacatgagaaaatattgatacttttttaatagtaaatattAGAAtgcaataaaatttttgttttaaataaatatcaaacattgaaaaataatatatatttcattttattttttatttatttacaaattaaatattaacataacatatctcattgcATGTAATATCTTAAGATGTCATATCCATTGAATATAATATCCAAATATATCATACCCTATTAGGAATAATATCCAGGGATATTCATATCTTatccaatgggatatgatacaataaaatatacatatcttatcATATCTCATCAACTAAACAAAACCGTGTTTTAAcgcataaataagaaaaaaatctaaattctttagaagaaaaaataataataattttgaattttaacatAAGCTGGAGTATCTTCATCCCTCGTTATTTTCAATATCTTCCTTCCAGGGAGTTAACTCAACGTAACTCAAGGTAGTTAACATGAACCACCTCACGCCATTTCTTTCAATCCACTCCATCTAAAGTGATACTTCAAATTCATAACAATGCAGTTGCCAACATCTAAATGCAATACAATGTCTATTCTTGTTATTTCCTtacattcctttatttttcattggtaTTCATTGGTTGTGATGACACTTCCTCTACATGATTCTTCTTTGGCCAATCCGTCATTGGGGATAAAAGAATTAGGCCCCTTTGTCATGATCATAGATGTGCAGGTACCAGTATGAGAAAGGTTCACAAAAACATTCTAAGTTCTCCCTGATACTCCTATAATAAACTTTACCCAATTACTAAAACCCACAGAAACTCCATGTTCACACAATTGTGTAATAAACTTCATACTGAGAGTAATTGGTTTCCGGAATGAGTAAATGCACATCATCACAAACCCATTGctgaaaagaaataattttacttTGAACAATCCAGCCCTTGCCGAACCATGTGGCTACTTTTCATGTGAATTCAAAtaccaacacttgatcaattaaaattgaataaaaaataacaatccCATTTCAACATTCACCCAAAACcaattaaaaagaaatcataCCCGTCGCTTTCCAGCTTCCAAATGCTCCTGTTTCCGCAACACCTGAGCTGAAGCCATTTAAGCAACGCAAAACGAACTCCACGGACCCAAATCTCGAAAAATCAACACTGAATTCCCATCCCCACACCCAAATCTTCCTCAAAATTGCACCACCAAACCCTAACCAACCAACAAAAAGAACTCCGCCAATTCCCAAGCACCACCAACAGAACCCTAGAAACAAACCCTAGGAACCGCAATATGATTCAGATCAATAGGTTTGGACACAAAAACTGAGAAAGAATTCCGCAAACAATGAATTAAAAAGGTGCCGTTCAActgtaaaaagaaaagaagaatgacTTGAAATTTAGGAAAGAATTAtaggaattttaaagaatagaaaaaccCTAGATCCCAGACAATGGTATCCGATCGGATCGGAGAGAAGAGAGCTGCCGAAATTTTTGTTGGAAACAGATCTGTGGGCGTGCGTTTTGCGTGTTTGCCTCTCTCTTCTCTGtatccttttttttgtttttcatatttattacgTTTGCGGGCATTTGAATTGGATGATATTGTTACCCGAGGGTGGAGTTGGAGAGGAGCGTGTTGCCTCCGGGAGCCAACACGTTATGTCCAGTTCGGTGGCTAAATTGGTTACGGTTGGTACCCACCCCTTCCTCCTCTTcccccattttcttttcctaatccCCAAGTTTAAATGACAtaataaagttaatttaaattattaagtatattaagcatatttaataaaatagcttaatatcataacttaaatttaaaaataattttaaatattagtcAAAAGAGAGTttagtaaatcaacttaattaacttaatttgaCTTAGTAACTTAAttcaagtcattaaataaattagatatatttattaaaataacttaatatcacaatttaaaattaaaaataattttaagtattaagttaaaataattaacttattattaatctCAAATCCTTTTTATGTGAATTGtccttagaaaatatttaagaattatgatttttcatccaaaactcattttttataatcaatattttacaattatcatatatatttacaAGACTTTAAACAtagatgttttataaataatttattgattaaaattaactaaaataaatatgagttaaaatcaACTAGGACGactattaacaaaaattaacgaggataaatatgtcaatttaattgtttaaaataaattttaaattaattttaccaaacaagtaaaaaataagtaataaattttaagttaacaaattaaaaacaatttaacttaaagttaatttaagtcattaaataacaactattaagttttatcaaacacccacaaaatagttaatttaattttaatcccaattttttttttcttatttgcctACATCTAatgagaatatatttaataGTCATAACCCCAAATCCATAActcattttttctattaaatattttaatattatattacaaATCTATAATACTTTTTAAGCATAGATGTAAACAAATGTATTGcttaagattaataaataaaaatattagttacaATTTTTAATAGTAAACATTAACTACAACTAATGGAGTAGATATgacaattcaataatttaaaaataaattataaattaaatttatcaaacaaccttaatatttaaagtaaaaaatataagtaataagttttaagttaacttaagaacaatttaacttaaagtcaatttaagtcattaagtaatacaaattaagagggtgtttgtttttctaatttaattttttttatgacttattataaattttttgttaaatagaaaaggccaaaatattttactttttctaaatgaaaaaaagtaacatattgatttttttttttactatttattacttaatagaaataaaatattacaaaaataaataacttaatacttaacactattaagcattaaagttctatttagagttaagtataaaaataaacaccacctaagttttattaaacacccACTACCTTAGTGAAATATGTTTCAAGGGAGTTGTTTTGATATCAATAATATGAAAGTTGGAGACAATATTAGAAAAGGGATAGATTGcaatttaattctaaaattttatttaatttggtattaataagtttaaaaattattctagtAAAAAATGTTGttctaaagtttttttttttttttattgataatgcCTCTATTAGAGACACTAACAAACATCGTTATTTGgttgtaaaaaagaaaaaaggaaattgaCATTATTTACCAAGTGATTGttgaagaaaaatcatttgACCATCAAGAAATCACTTCATGAGATTCTTTAGATttctaaaagtgatttttaaaaaattttcaaacacctAATTAATGTAAGGAAATGCTTTTAAGCATTAGACAATGTTTCTAACCTTCTCAAAATCACTCCTAGATAAGTTCCAAATTTTGTTTAGTgtcataataaaatataaattttatatacttaaaaaactcatttgatttttttttttttaattgctatTTGTTGTGtcttatttttacaaaatcttATGGTTTATGTTAAGATGCAATAATATCACTCTTAAGTTTGAGGATGAGTCACTCAAATGATGGTGGTTGAATGCTATAAAAGGTTTAACTTACCTTTATTAGatgttaattttgttttcaaatgggATGGTCAAAACTCAATTCAAGAAATAGTATCATGGTCaagggtcatgagttcaaggcacAAAAGCATTATGTTGGCAAAGGGACTATTAGGGTGCAATAATTATTGGCATCTTAAATctaaacaacaaaagaaataccaatttttacaaaaaaaaaaaaatgatttttaggtttaaaatactaacctttaggtttggatgctTCTGAACCTTAAATTCAAGTGCTGAAAAATCAAAACTATGTCAttggaagtctcataaacctATGATTTTTTGTTCGATGACTCGACCTTGTTCCTTAGCACACAAACGGTGGGTAGTTTGGGAGGGTGGAGGCTTGGACACTCTCTTTTATCTAGATAGTGGAAGACAAAAAGTGATGGAATCCTTAACCCCTAgggagtatttatagggttcttaactaggcttaagtgacttgagctcatatGGGCTTGTCACTTAATTTATAACCTAAATTAGGTCTTAATTGGTTAATTGACCTAAAAGGGTCTACTAGTTAATCAATTAGCTAAATCCAA
It encodes:
- the LOC117913800 gene encoding protein BLISTER, which encodes MASAQVLRKQEHLEAGKRRLEEFRKKKAADRAKKVASISQLQSADVSLYVQPLENEQVRVMDSDGAGISDGVGEAVTKVINNDNKKIEIFQNSEPCSSDIYAKPPFSTKDYKAFSADSVQTQVNDQGFNRYDASGFLGLVGQLAKEKNDDGGIHAGAEGSAYEIVSDQSIAFPQAIRDTDSSSSQSNFHRMEETQQKDHKSYLKSFTVIDPGISQVPLANASSENSGNAILPNNYGYANMKSSADSVHPITTAKQSAFGVGQDVPGSVDFNVHMLSNKEDKKHSSSFGYLPSTHGASPLASESSSTSFAFDVRGSSNHLPLYSVTPETNARRSRPSFLDSINMPRVPSASHLPLTEPGKAEPFFSSSSKVNSMDVLGSSASTKSLAESENFEPFSKAGNSNGPSPFDHSINSSVSVGNRVEMLRHGLDQNSLERKFEFHSQKQNEDFAALEQHIEDLTQEKFSLQRALEASRALAESLAAENSSLTDSYNQQGSVVNQLKSDMEKLQEEIKAQLVDLESFKIEYANAQLECNAADERAKLLASEVIGLEEKALRLRSSELKLERQLENSNAEISSFKKKVSSLEKERQDLQLTIDALQEEKKLLQKKVRKASANGKSIDVSKSPTDRKDVSTSTDDLVNEDNACMIPETSSLEMLNSASVQANELSSFPLLPDGGQMNFEVSSVNIPADQMRMIQNINALISELALEKEELMQALVTESSQSSKLKDLNKELSRKLEVQTQRLELLTSQSMANEVIQARQPDSRIMHDNAAYADEGDEVVERVLGWIMRLFPGGPAKRRTSKLL